Proteins encoded in a region of the Paenibacillus pedocola genome:
- the xylF gene encoding D-xylose ABC transporter substrate-binding protein, translating to MGKYGRVISAGLTAIVLAASLSGCGLVSNGDNQQAEKTAGAKDGDKIVIGMSMDTLKEERWQKDRDIFTKKVEELGGEVKVLAANGDDATQLSQAEQLISQGVDVLVVIAHNAEATAPIVEKAHKEGIKVIAYDRLINNSEVDYYISFDNVRVGEFQAQAVIDQAPKGNIVYIGGADTDNNAHMFKEGAMNILKPLEEKGDIKIVYDQFSKDWKPEEALKNMENALTANNNDIQGVVAANDGTAGGSIQALTAQGMAGKIPVSGQDADLAAVQRIAEGTQLMTVYKPINAIATKAAEMAVAAAKGESISTEKSVNNGKIDVPSILLDPIAVNKDNLDVLIKDGFHTLEEVYKNVPKDQWPKQ from the coding sequence GTGGGAAAATACGGAAGAGTCATTTCAGCAGGATTGACTGCTATAGTGCTGGCAGCTTCCCTGTCAGGCTGCGGATTGGTCTCAAACGGAGATAATCAGCAAGCGGAGAAAACAGCCGGGGCGAAGGACGGGGATAAGATTGTCATCGGCATGTCGATGGATACGCTGAAAGAAGAGCGCTGGCAGAAGGACCGGGATATTTTCACGAAGAAAGTAGAGGAGCTCGGCGGAGAAGTGAAGGTGCTGGCTGCCAACGGAGATGATGCAACCCAATTAAGCCAAGCTGAACAGCTGATTTCTCAAGGCGTGGATGTGCTTGTAGTCATAGCCCACAACGCCGAAGCTACGGCTCCCATTGTGGAAAAAGCCCATAAAGAGGGCATTAAGGTGATCGCTTATGACCGCTTGATCAATAATTCCGAAGTTGATTACTATATTTCTTTTGATAATGTGCGTGTCGGAGAATTTCAGGCTCAAGCTGTGATCGATCAGGCGCCAAAAGGAAATATAGTTTATATCGGGGGGGCGGATACCGACAATAATGCCCACATGTTCAAAGAAGGTGCTATGAACATTCTGAAGCCGCTGGAAGAAAAGGGCGATATTAAAATCGTTTATGACCAGTTCTCCAAGGACTGGAAGCCGGAAGAGGCCCTCAAAAATATGGAAAATGCACTGACTGCGAACAATAACGACATTCAAGGCGTAGTTGCCGCCAACGACGGGACGGCCGGGGGTTCGATCCAGGCGCTGACCGCACAGGGAATGGCCGGAAAAATCCCTGTCTCCGGGCAGGACGCCGACCTTGCCGCTGTACAGCGTATTGCCGAAGGCACACAGCTGATGACCGTGTACAAGCCAATCAACGCCATCGCGACTAAGGCTGCTGAAATGGCGGTTGCAGCTGCCAAAGGCGAGAGCATTTCGACAGAAAAATCAGTTAACAACGGTAAAATTGATGTTCCCTCCATACTGCTGGATCCGATTGCAGTCAACAAGGACAATTTGGATGTGCTGATTAAGGACGGCTTCCATACGCTTGAGGAAGTATACAAAAATGTGCCTAAGGATCAGTGGCCTAAACAATAA
- a CDS encoding xylose ABC transporter ATP-binding protein, with the protein MYVLEMAEISKEFPGVKALDHVNFKVKQGEIHALCGENGAGKSTLMKVLSGLYPAGSYGGEIIISGEKKEFHKITDAEKAGIAIIHQELALVKEMTIGENIFLGAEPTRRGAIQWDELYHQASLWLKRVGLHHSPDTKIGNLGIGQQQLVEIAKALSKHTKILILDEPTAALTESEVSILMGILNQLRSEGVTCVYISHKMPEVFALADSITVLRDGRTVATLDRNETDDDKVVSLMVGRELTERYPRVEHTPGEAVLEVRNYNVWHPEKKHHRVLRDIEFTLRKGEILGIAGLMGAGRTELVSSLFGAYGGRAEGTVQIEGKAVRIRSIAEAIKAGIALVSEDRKRQGLVMGMDVKRNTTLATLHKVSRLGVVNENEEIRWASRYVQELKTKTASLETPVGTLSGGNQQKVVIGKWLMSSPKILIMDEPTRGIDVGAKYEIYNLMNQLVEQGVAIIMISSELPEVLGMSDRILVMSEGQFVREYDWREATQEKIMLAATGGK; encoded by the coding sequence ATGTATGTACTCGAAATGGCTGAGATCAGCAAGGAATTTCCCGGAGTGAAAGCACTGGACCATGTGAACTTCAAGGTGAAGCAGGGAGAAATCCATGCACTTTGCGGTGAGAATGGCGCCGGTAAATCTACGCTGATGAAGGTCCTGAGCGGATTGTATCCGGCGGGGTCTTACGGCGGAGAAATCATTATAAGCGGCGAGAAGAAGGAATTTCATAAAATCACGGATGCTGAGAAGGCCGGCATTGCTATCATTCATCAGGAACTGGCGCTCGTCAAGGAGATGACTATAGGGGAGAATATTTTCCTGGGGGCTGAACCGACAAGACGGGGAGCGATCCAGTGGGATGAGCTGTACCATCAGGCTTCGCTTTGGCTGAAGAGAGTGGGACTCCATCATTCGCCGGATACGAAGATCGGGAATTTAGGAATTGGCCAGCAGCAGCTGGTGGAAATTGCGAAGGCGCTCTCCAAGCACACCAAGATTCTGATTCTGGATGAGCCTACGGCAGCCTTGACGGAAAGCGAGGTGTCCATCCTGATGGGTATTCTCAACCAACTGCGGAGTGAGGGGGTAACATGCGTCTATATCTCCCACAAGATGCCAGAGGTGTTTGCTTTGGCGGACTCAATCACCGTGCTGCGCGATGGCCGGACCGTAGCTACGCTTGATCGAAATGAAACGGATGACGACAAGGTTGTCTCCCTGATGGTTGGACGGGAACTGACAGAACGTTATCCGCGGGTAGAGCATACACCCGGAGAAGCAGTGCTTGAGGTTCGGAATTATAATGTATGGCATCCTGAAAAAAAACATCACAGGGTACTTCGCGACATTGAATTTACACTCCGTAAAGGGGAAATCCTCGGGATAGCCGGACTGATGGGGGCCGGACGCACAGAATTAGTCAGCAGCCTGTTCGGGGCTTACGGAGGCAGGGCTGAGGGAACCGTGCAGATTGAAGGGAAGGCAGTACGAATCCGCTCGATTGCAGAAGCCATTAAGGCGGGCATTGCCCTGGTCAGCGAAGACCGTAAGCGCCAGGGACTCGTAATGGGGATGGATGTGAAAAGAAACACTACACTGGCTACATTGCACAAGGTCTCTAGACTCGGAGTCGTTAATGAGAATGAAGAAATCAGATGGGCGAGCCGGTATGTGCAGGAACTGAAGACGAAAACAGCTTCACTGGAAACGCCAGTGGGGACACTTTCCGGCGGGAATCAGCAAAAGGTCGTTATTGGCAAATGGCTGATGTCCAGTCCGAAAATATTGATTATGGACGAACCTACCCGGGGAATTGATGTTGGAGCAAAATATGAAATATATAATTTGATGAATCAACTGGTAGAGCAGGGAGTGGCTATTATTATGATCTCATCGGAGCTGCCGGAGGTACTGGGAATGAGCGACAGAATTCTGGTGATGAGTGAAGGGCAGTTCGTAAGAGAATATGATTGGCGCGAAGCAACGCAAGAGAAGATCATGCTGGCCGCTACAGGAGGTAAATAG
- a CDS encoding cupredoxin domain-containing protein, translating into MFKRPALLMSILCLLILSACSGGNETSTAPDVAAENTVAAEDELIISATNYSFDQKEYHLKKGVPVKIVFKNEEGNHGMLIPELELRLDAKTSSQVIIPEEAGTFEMTCAIMCGSGHSSMSAKVIVE; encoded by the coding sequence ATGTTCAAAAGACCTGCCTTATTAATGTCCATCTTATGTCTGCTCATCCTGTCTGCCTGCAGCGGGGGCAATGAAACATCGACAGCTCCTGACGTAGCAGCTGAGAATACTGTCGCTGCTGAGGATGAACTCATCATTTCGGCTACAAATTACAGCTTTGACCAGAAGGAATATCATCTGAAAAAGGGTGTGCCCGTCAAAATCGTGTTTAAGAATGAGGAAGGCAATCACGGCATGCTGATTCCTGAGCTGGAGCTGAGATTAGATGCCAAAACCTCCTCCCAGGTGATTATCCCCGAGGAAGCCGGGACCTTTGAAATGACCTGCGCAATTATGTGCGGCTCCGGGCACAGCTCCATGAGCGCTAAGGTGATTGTGGAATAA
- a CDS encoding GGDEF domain-containing protein: MLVLLMLAVQFIFMLSARIPEVKSVLLPGQGHLFIACNLMIVIAMSLAEMWLRTTDQYHKQAVVGCGFVVSYLMYFVLEPFVDGAQMTLMMPIMISLIYFDQKLLKCLGVFSLLFYAALYFGLERTVLDKPLLEFLLVECVFIVFVVMAQAVIVRAWEVREHLEQLTKSEQGLMVERAISDKLLKIEALTGLYNHKTFHEYLDSLLEQCESNGLRLQLALFDIDNFKRVNDTYGHWVGDLVLKEVAAKVAGQIGLNDFAARYGGEEFAVIFTDKSFQEAYAAAEDMRLAISQMEHPYAGGKPITVSIGLCDYQLGDGKELLFRKTDDALYTAKRSGKNKVVTASQVHGKVTVATYA; this comes from the coding sequence ATGTTGGTGTTGTTAATGCTGGCCGTACAGTTCATCTTTATGCTGTCCGCCCGTATTCCTGAGGTGAAGTCGGTGCTTCTCCCGGGCCAAGGCCACTTATTTATTGCCTGCAACTTAATGATCGTCATTGCAATGAGCCTCGCGGAAATGTGGCTGCGCACAACCGACCAATACCACAAGCAGGCTGTGGTCGGATGCGGTTTTGTTGTATCGTATTTAATGTATTTTGTACTGGAGCCTTTTGTGGACGGGGCTCAGATGACCCTCATGATGCCGATAATGATTTCGCTTATCTATTTCGACCAGAAGCTGCTCAAATGCCTGGGAGTTTTCAGCCTCTTGTTTTATGCTGCCCTTTATTTCGGTTTGGAACGGACTGTGCTGGACAAGCCGCTGCTGGAATTTCTTCTGGTTGAATGTGTGTTTATAGTATTCGTAGTGATGGCTCAGGCGGTCATTGTCCGTGCCTGGGAGGTTCGTGAACATCTGGAGCAGTTGACTAAATCGGAGCAAGGACTCATGGTGGAACGGGCGATTTCGGACAAGCTGCTCAAAATAGAAGCCCTCACCGGCCTCTACAATCATAAAACCTTCCATGAATACCTGGATTCGCTGCTGGAGCAATGTGAGAGCAACGGGCTGCGCCTGCAGCTGGCGCTTTTTGATATCGATAATTTCAAGCGTGTGAATGATACTTACGGACACTGGGTGGGCGATCTTGTGCTCAAAGAGGTTGCAGCCAAGGTTGCGGGGCAAATCGGCCTGAATGATTTTGCTGCCAGGTATGGCGGGGAGGAGTTCGCGGTCATCTTCACCGACAAAAGCTTTCAGGAAGCATACGCAGCCGCAGAAGACATGAGGCTCGCCATCAGCCAGATGGAACATCCGTACGCCGGAGGTAAGCCGATTACCGTCAGCATCGGACTCTGTGATTATCAGCTGGGCGACGGCAAAGAGCTGCTGTTCCGCAAAACGGATGATGCCCTGTATACTGCCAAACGCAGCGGCAAAAATAAGGTCGTTACCGCTTCCCAGGTGCACGGCAAGGTTACAGTTGCGACTTACGCATAA
- a CDS encoding phage holin family protein, producing MRFLGHVVRFVVAAIVLLVVGWIVPQFTIGGFWSALILALIIALLGWVIEGIFGKKATPFGRGIVGFLVSALVIWIAQFVVSGVSVSILGALLAALVIGIIDLFLPVSTPFEAGK from the coding sequence ATGAGATTTTTAGGTCATGTGGTCCGTTTCGTGGTAGCAGCGATTGTCCTGCTCGTTGTCGGCTGGATTGTTCCGCAATTCACGATTGGCGGGTTCTGGAGCGCACTGATCCTGGCCCTGATCATTGCACTGCTTGGCTGGGTGATTGAAGGGATCTTCGGCAAAAAAGCGACTCCCTTCGGCCGTGGTATCGTTGGTTTCCTGGTCAGCGCCCTGGTCATCTGGATCGCGCAGTTCGTCGTGAGCGGTGTCAGCGTATCGATACTGGGAGCCTTACTGGCTGCTCTGGTCATCGGAATTATCGACCTGTTCCTGCCGGTATCTACCCCGTTTGAAGCCGGCAAATAA
- a CDS encoding endonuclease MutS2 has translation MDDKILHTLEYRKILNKLMQYTQTPMGKLAAEELKPSGDFEGVKRLLQATDEAANVDRLKGIPSFGGVSDIRPALKRASIGGMLGTPELLSVGNTIGGARRVKRFLAAMHEDEKIHSLFALSDLLSEQKHVEDAIRSCIDEDANVLDSASPELASIRRELRGGETRIREKLDSMIRSSSVAKMLQDQLVTIRGDRFVIPVKAEYRAHFGGIVHDQSGSGATLFIEPESIVAMNNKLRETRLREEREIEIILHRLTAMVGDIAEEMAYDVDILGQLDFIFSKARLAREMKATQPRMNDRGYLKLRKGRHPLIPAEQVVPLDVELGNQYSSIIVTGPNTGGKTVTLKTIGLLSLMSMSGLFIPAEEGSQMCVFDAIYADIGDEQSIEQSLSTFSSHMTNIISILKRMTPKSLILLDEVGAGTDPAEGSALAIAILEHIHRIECRMVATTHYSELKAYAYERKGVINASMEFDVQSLSPTYRLLIGVPGRSNAFAIAERLGLPNAILDHARGEVKEEDLRVEHMIASLEENRLTAENERERAEVIRREAEEFRKRQQLELEKLESQRDKRLEKAEKDATAILDKARKEAEEIISGLRRLALEEGASVKEHKLIEARRRLDEAEPAPRKKTVSRSSSKAPRQIQPGDEVKLPSVNQKGYVVELSGTKEALVQFGIMKMKVNLSDLEFLASAPDNPAPALRRATTVKRTRDENVRSELDLRGANLEEAIMETDRFIDEAFLGNLGQISIIHGKGTGVLRTGIQEYLRKHKHVKSYRLGNYNEGGAGVTVAELE, from the coding sequence TTGGACGACAAAATTTTGCATACGCTTGAATATCGCAAGATTTTAAATAAATTGATGCAATATACGCAGACCCCGATGGGAAAACTTGCGGCGGAAGAATTGAAGCCCTCCGGAGATTTTGAAGGCGTGAAGCGGCTGCTGCAGGCTACAGATGAGGCGGCAAATGTTGACCGGCTCAAGGGTATTCCTTCGTTTGGCGGGGTCAGCGATATTCGTCCTGCACTGAAACGTGCATCGATCGGCGGCATGCTGGGAACGCCGGAGCTGCTCTCCGTGGGCAATACGATCGGCGGAGCACGCAGAGTGAAGCGGTTCCTGGCCGCCATGCATGAGGATGAGAAGATTCATTCCCTGTTTGCCTTGAGCGACCTGCTCTCGGAACAGAAGCATGTGGAGGATGCCATCCGTTCATGCATTGATGAGGACGCGAATGTGCTTGATTCGGCCAGTCCGGAGCTGGCCTCAATCCGCCGGGAGCTGCGCGGCGGAGAGACCCGGATCCGCGAGAAGCTGGATTCGATGATCCGGTCATCTTCCGTAGCCAAGATGCTGCAGGATCAGCTTGTGACGATCCGGGGTGACCGCTTCGTGATTCCGGTCAAAGCGGAGTACCGTGCTCACTTTGGCGGAATTGTGCATGACCAGTCCGGCTCTGGGGCCACGCTGTTCATTGAACCGGAATCGATTGTGGCGATGAACAACAAGCTGCGCGAGACGCGGCTGCGCGAGGAACGGGAAATTGAGATTATTCTCCACAGGCTGACCGCTATGGTTGGCGATATTGCCGAAGAAATGGCTTACGACGTGGATATACTCGGACAGCTCGACTTCATCTTCTCCAAGGCGCGTCTGGCCCGTGAGATGAAGGCAACCCAGCCGCGGATGAACGACCGCGGTTACCTTAAGCTGCGTAAAGGCCGTCATCCGCTGATCCCTGCGGAGCAGGTGGTGCCGCTGGATGTGGAGCTGGGCAATCAGTACAGCTCGATTATTGTTACCGGTCCGAATACCGGCGGTAAGACAGTTACGCTGAAAACGATCGGGCTGCTGAGTCTGATGTCGATGTCCGGTTTGTTTATCCCCGCTGAGGAAGGCAGCCAGATGTGTGTATTTGATGCCATTTATGCCGATATTGGGGATGAGCAGAGTATCGAACAGAGTCTGAGTACCTTCTCCAGCCACATGACCAATATTATCTCTATCCTGAAGCGGATGACTCCGAAAAGTCTTATCCTGCTGGATGAGGTAGGCGCAGGAACTGACCCTGCTGAAGGCTCGGCGCTGGCTATTGCCATCCTGGAGCATATTCACCGGATTGAATGCCGGATGGTCGCCACGACACATTATAGTGAACTGAAGGCATATGCGTATGAACGTAAAGGCGTCATTAATGCCAGTATGGAATTTGATGTGCAGAGCTTAAGTCCCACCTACCGCCTGCTGATCGGCGTGCCGGGACGAAGCAATGCCTTTGCCATCGCTGAACGGCTTGGACTGCCCAACGCGATTCTGGATCACGCGCGCGGTGAAGTGAAGGAAGAGGACTTGCGCGTCGAGCATATGATTGCTTCACTCGAAGAGAACCGGCTCACCGCAGAGAACGAACGTGAGCGGGCAGAGGTTATCCGCCGGGAAGCGGAGGAATTCCGCAAGCGGCAGCAGCTGGAGCTGGAGAAGCTGGAAAGCCAGCGTGATAAGCGGCTGGAGAAAGCGGAGAAGGATGCCACCGCCATTCTCGACAAGGCGCGCAAGGAAGCGGAGGAAATCATCAGCGGTCTGCGCCGTCTGGCATTGGAGGAAGGAGCTTCCGTCAAGGAGCACAAGCTGATTGAAGCCCGCCGCCGCCTGGATGAAGCAGAACCGGCACCGCGTAAGAAAACCGTGTCCCGGAGCAGCAGCAAGGCCCCGCGGCAGATTCAGCCCGGCGATGAGGTGAAGCTGCCCAGCGTGAACCAGAAAGGCTATGTGGTTGAGCTGAGCGGGACTAAGGAAGCGCTTGTGCAGTTTGGCATAATGAAGATGAAGGTCAATCTAAGCGATCTGGAATTTTTGGCCTCTGCACCGGATAATCCGGCACCTGCACTCCGCCGTGCAACGACCGTCAAACGTACACGGGATGAGAATGTCCGCAGTGAGCTGGACCTGCGCGGTGCGAACCTGGAAGAAGCGATTATGGAAACGGACCGTTTCATCGACGAAGCATTCCTCGGCAATCTTGGACAAATATCGATTATCCATGGCAAAGGAACCGGCGTACTGCGGACCGGCATTCAGGAATATCTGCGTAAACATAAGCATGTCAAAAGCTACCGGCTAGGAAATTATAACGAGGGCGGCGCGGGTGTAACCGTGGCTGAACTGGAATAG
- a CDS encoding DUF350 domain-containing protein encodes MQGNIDLLLDHPLGALLGYFTVAILGLVIFLSFFEMVTKYNCWEEIRKGNVAVAMATGGKIFGICNILRFSIQAGASIYETMKWSLVGFLLLLLAYFLFEFLTPVFSIDDEIAADNRAVGLTAMLISVSLSYVIGAAIY; translated from the coding sequence ATGCAAGGAAATATTGATCTTTTGCTGGATCATCCGCTGGGTGCACTGCTGGGCTACTTCACTGTGGCCATTCTCGGCCTGGTGATATTCCTGTCCTTCTTCGAAATGGTGACCAAGTACAACTGCTGGGAAGAGATTCGTAAGGGGAATGTAGCGGTAGCGATGGCAACCGGCGGCAAAATATTCGGCATCTGTAATATTCTGCGCTTCAGCATTCAGGCTGGAGCCTCCATATACGAGACAATGAAATGGTCGCTTGTCGGTTTTTTACTGCTGCTGCTGGCGTATTTCCTGTTCGAATTTCTGACTCCCGTCTTTTCGATTGATGATGAAATTGCAGCAGATAACCGGGCGGTGGGACTAACAGCTATGCTGATCTCGGTTTCACTGTCCTATGTGATCGGCGCCGCTATATACTGA
- a CDS encoding MFS transporter, whose translation MKRAPQSQAVLLLAVNGLYLLASALAGTFLNVYLWKSRQDYVMIGWFALSQQVAVGLSFWLAGKWVKEHNKMNALRLGIAVSGFFYLLVLWLGGRASSYIWPLGLTLGLSIGVFWLAYNIIYFEITEADNRDFFNGWIGLLGSLAGIIGPFLSGWMISRMQGERGYRVVFMLSLGIYAVAAVLSFFLKKRKSEGEYLWLEPWRELRRSGSRWRPVAAALFFQGLRGGVFAFLIDLLVYIAAQTESKLGQFALITSAVSLISYFAAGKWFKPRYRSAGMLAGGILLLAVIVPLVWKVSYGTLLVMGIGTALFMPLYMLPMTSISFDLMGESAESVSKRVELVVLRELSLMSGRMLGMFAFIGVLSVNSSQLAIIVLLLVLGAAPLGSWVVLRRKLHRSRAGNMQ comes from the coding sequence TTGAAGAGAGCACCACAAAGTCAGGCGGTATTGCTGCTGGCGGTTAACGGATTGTATTTGCTGGCCAGTGCTCTGGCAGGTACTTTTTTAAATGTATACTTGTGGAAAAGCCGTCAAGACTACGTCATGATCGGCTGGTTTGCGCTCAGCCAGCAGGTGGCGGTGGGCCTTAGCTTCTGGCTGGCCGGCAAGTGGGTGAAGGAACATAATAAAATGAATGCCCTGCGGCTGGGAATCGCCGTTTCGGGCTTTTTTTATTTGCTGGTGTTATGGCTCGGAGGGAGAGCCTCCAGTTATATTTGGCCGTTAGGCCTGACCCTCGGATTATCCATCGGCGTATTTTGGCTCGCTTATAACATTATCTATTTTGAAATTACGGAGGCGGATAACCGGGATTTTTTTAATGGCTGGATCGGCCTGCTGGGTTCACTCGCCGGGATCATCGGCCCGTTTCTCTCCGGGTGGATGATCTCCAGAATGCAGGGGGAGCGCGGGTACAGAGTCGTGTTTATGCTATCCCTGGGCATTTATGCAGTGGCGGCCGTCCTGAGCTTTTTTCTGAAGAAACGCAAAAGTGAAGGCGAATATCTGTGGCTGGAGCCGTGGCGGGAGCTGCGGCGTTCCGGCAGCCGCTGGCGGCCTGTCGCGGCGGCACTGTTCTTTCAAGGCTTAAGAGGGGGAGTCTTCGCTTTTCTGATCGATCTTCTGGTCTACATCGCGGCGCAGACAGAGAGTAAGCTGGGACAATTTGCACTGATTACATCAGCAGTGTCGCTCATCAGTTATTTCGCGGCAGGCAAATGGTTCAAGCCCCGCTATCGCTCTGCGGGTATGCTGGCCGGGGGGATATTGCTGCTGGCTGTTATCGTGCCGCTTGTCTGGAAGGTAAGCTATGGGACATTGCTGGTGATGGGAATCGGAACCGCTCTGTTCATGCCGCTATATATGCTGCCGATGACTTCTATCAGCTTCGACCTGATGGGTGAATCAGCAGAAAGTGTGAGTAAGCGGGTCGAATTAGTAGTGCTGCGCGAGCTCAGCCTGATGAGCGGGCGAATGCTGGGGATGTTTGCATTTATTGGGGTCTTGTCCGTTAACAGCTCCCAGCTGGCGATTATTGTACTCCTGCTTGTATTGGGGGCAGCGCCTTTAGGAAGCTGGGTCGTCCTCCGCCGCAAGCTTCATCGCAGCCGTGCCGGTAATATGCAATAA
- the dcuS gene encoding DcuS/MalK family sensor histidine kinase translates to MAKKRLTGLRTQVAFMGSAVVLLVLLVLYFIFSNQIIPQTRHALEDKANAIARTIALMPLVSEGLSERRSREIQAYTSKITRRNDIMFVVVIDMNSIRYSHPDPSMIGKSFVGGGQQAALRGEESISEGEGMLGKSLRAFVPVYTGKGYQVGVVVVGLSMEKVQRLVRQNEWTLIAILLSGALLGAGGAIVLGLRIKRMIFGMEPADISKLLQERSAMLQSTREGIIAVDHEATVTMVNLEAERLLNTAGIKGNGMTRNIADYWPELGLEQVLATGEPKQDQELELNGITLLVSNVPIRVNGVIAGAIATFRDKTELAVLAERLSGISVYADALRAGAHEFMNKLHVIMGMTHMGLYDELQQYISGTVSNYQNEIGSITRMIKDPVMAGFLLGKLSRAREAGIDLLLAEDSYLPEAAEPQTIHELITIAGNLLDNAMEALEGQEVKEIELAFHYEHGRLCCTVEDSGPGIPELLQKQIFEQGFSTKGEQRGIGLYLVRKSVEKLEGRLQLICGKEPGTTFIAIVPYAVKGEENV, encoded by the coding sequence ATGGCTAAAAAAAGATTGACCGGTTTAAGAACTCAGGTAGCATTTATGGGTTCAGCTGTAGTGCTGCTGGTCCTGCTGGTGCTTTATTTTATTTTTAGTAATCAGATTATTCCGCAGACCCGCCACGCGCTGGAGGATAAAGCGAATGCGATTGCCCGCACAATTGCCCTTATGCCGCTGGTATCAGAGGGCTTAAGTGAAAGGCGCAGCAGGGAGATCCAGGCCTATACCTCCAAAATTACCCGCCGCAATGATATTATGTTTGTAGTTGTAATTGATATGAACAGCATCCGCTATTCCCATCCTGATCCCTCCATGATCGGTAAGTCTTTTGTCGGGGGAGGGCAGCAGGCTGCACTCCGCGGAGAAGAGAGCATCTCCGAAGGCGAAGGCATGCTGGGTAAATCTCTGCGTGCCTTTGTTCCCGTGTATACGGGCAAGGGATACCAGGTGGGAGTAGTTGTGGTAGGCCTTTCCATGGAGAAGGTACAACGTCTGGTGAGGCAGAATGAATGGACGCTTATCGCAATTCTGCTGTCCGGTGCACTGCTTGGAGCCGGTGGGGCAATCGTTCTCGGACTGAGGATAAAGCGGATGATCTTCGGCATGGAGCCTGCAGACATATCCAAGCTCCTGCAGGAGCGCAGTGCTATGCTGCAATCGACACGTGAGGGGATTATAGCAGTGGATCATGAAGCTACGGTCACAATGGTCAACTTGGAAGCAGAGCGGCTTCTAAACACGGCTGGCATTAAGGGTAATGGCATGACCCGCAATATAGCTGACTATTGGCCGGAGCTGGGTCTGGAGCAGGTACTTGCTACCGGTGAACCGAAACAGGACCAGGAGCTTGAGCTGAACGGCATCACCCTCCTCGTAAGCAATGTGCCGATCCGGGTTAACGGGGTGATTGCCGGGGCGATTGCCACGTTCCGTGACAAAACCGAGCTGGCTGTCCTGGCGGAGCGGCTGTCCGGCATCTCGGTCTATGCAGATGCGCTGCGGGCAGGTGCTCATGAGTTCATGAACAAGCTGCACGTCATTATGGGAATGACGCATATGGGGCTGTATGATGAGCTGCAGCAGTACATATCGGGGACAGTCAGCAACTATCAGAACGAAATCGGGTCCATCACCCGCATGATCAAGGACCCTGTGATGGCCGGATTTCTGCTGGGGAAGCTCAGCCGGGCACGGGAAGCGGGGATTGATCTGCTGCTGGCGGAGGACAGCTATCTGCCGGAAGCTGCTGAGCCGCAAACGATCCATGAGCTGATCACTATCGCCGGCAACCTGCTTGACAACGCAATGGAAGCGTTGGAAGGGCAGGAGGTAAAGGAAATTGAGCTTGCTTTTCATTATGAGCACGGGAGATTGTGCTGCACGGTGGAGGACAGCGGTCCGGGAATTCCCGAGCTGCTGCAGAAGCAGATCTTTGAACAAGGGTTTTCGACCAAGGGAGAACAGCGGGGGATTGGTCTGTACCTGGTGCGTAAAAGTGTGGAGAAACTGGAGGGACGCCTTCAGCTCATTTGCGGTAAGGAACCGGGGACTACTTTCATCGCGATCGTGCCATATGCTGTTAAGGGTGAGGAGAATGTATGA
- a CDS encoding response regulator: MNIKVLIVEDDPMVAKFNRHYLEQVEGFEFAGWASTGETAVEMLAAQVIDLVLLDIYMPRTSGLQLLSTLREKGSTVDIIVISAASDKASIRKALQLGAVDYLIKPFEFARFQAALSAYREDYTLMKQQEPLSQQQLDKLLRHPLGTEEDKTAALPKGLSEGTLESIWNTIQQLERPIFSTEDITEDAPISRISVRKYLAFLKDAGVLDMEISYGAVGRPVYMYTVTPVGHDIITKYISGNSR; the protein is encoded by the coding sequence ATGAACATTAAGGTATTGATTGTCGAGGATGATCCGATGGTCGCCAAATTCAACCGCCACTATCTCGAGCAGGTGGAGGGCTTTGAATTCGCAGGCTGGGCCTCTACGGGTGAGACGGCGGTGGAGATGCTTGCAGCACAGGTAATTGACCTTGTCCTGCTGGATATATATATGCCCCGAACCAGCGGACTGCAGCTGCTGTCCACTCTCCGCGAGAAGGGGAGTACGGTCGATATTATCGTCATCTCCGCTGCCAGCGACAAGGCCAGCATCCGCAAGGCGTTGCAGCTCGGAGCCGTGGATTATTTAATTAAGCCATTCGAGTTCGCCCGGTTTCAGGCTGCGCTGTCTGCCTACCGGGAGGATTATACTTTGATGAAGCAGCAGGAGCCGCTTAGCCAGCAGCAGCTCGATAAGCTGCTGCGGCATCCGCTGGGAACAGAAGAGGACAAAACGGCAGCGCTGCCTAAGGGGCTGTCCGAAGGGACACTGGAAAGTATCTGGAACACTATACAGCAACTGGAGAGGCCTATATTCTCTACGGAGGATATCACGGAGGATGCCCCGATTTCGCGGATTTCTGTACGCAAGTATCTGGCGTTTCTTAAAGACGCTGGAGTACTCGACATGGAGATCAGCTATGGCGCGGTGGGGAGACCGGTGTACATGTACACGGTTACTCCTGTCGGTCATGACATCATTACGAAATACATCAGCGGCAACAGCCGTTAA